A window of the Vibrio pomeroyi genome harbors these coding sequences:
- a CDS encoding MATE family efflux transporter: protein MHRYKEESSNLIKLATPVLIASVAQTGMGFVDTVMAGGVSAIDMAAVSIAASIWLPSILFGVGLLMALVPVVAQLNGSGRQVKIPFEIQQGAFLALVISLPIIGVLFQTQLILEWMDIEQLMAEKTIGYMNAVMFAVPAFLLFQTLRSFTDGMSLTKPAMVIGFIGLLLNIPLNWMFVYGKLGAPALGGVGCGVATAIVYWVMFALLFAYVLTSKRLAKINIFGTFHKPQLKAQIRLFRLGFPVAAAIFFEVTLFAVVSLLVAPLGSLIVAAHQVAINFSSLVFMIPMSIGAAVSIRVGHKLGENNTEGAKIATHVGIIVGLVTALMTAALTAIFREQVSLLYTENTAVITVAMQLLLFAAVYQCTDAIQVIAAGALRGYKDMRSIFNITFVAYWLLGLPIGYILGMTDWIVEPMGAHGFWVGFIIGLSSAATMLGMRLHWMHKQSDEVQLEFSSR, encoded by the coding sequence GTGCATCGTTACAAAGAAGAATCCTCGAATCTAATCAAACTTGCGACCCCAGTATTGATCGCATCCGTTGCACAAACTGGTATGGGTTTCGTTGATACCGTAATGGCCGGTGGCGTAAGTGCTATCGATATGGCGGCGGTTTCGATTGCAGCAAGTATCTGGCTACCATCAATCCTATTTGGTGTTGGCCTATTGATGGCGTTGGTTCCTGTCGTTGCACAACTGAATGGTTCTGGTCGACAAGTAAAAATTCCATTTGAAATTCAACAAGGCGCATTTTTAGCGCTCGTCATCTCCCTTCCAATCATTGGCGTACTGTTCCAGACACAATTGATATTGGAGTGGATGGACATTGAACAACTCATGGCGGAAAAAACCATCGGCTATATGAATGCGGTGATGTTTGCTGTACCTGCTTTCTTACTGTTCCAAACCTTGAGAAGTTTTACCGATGGAATGTCTTTAACTAAGCCTGCAATGGTGATTGGTTTTATTGGCTTGCTATTAAACATCCCGCTTAACTGGATGTTCGTATACGGAAAACTGGGTGCTCCTGCACTGGGTGGTGTTGGCTGTGGCGTTGCAACGGCTATCGTGTACTGGGTGATGTTTGCACTGCTGTTCGCTTACGTTTTAACTTCAAAACGTTTAGCGAAAATCAACATCTTCGGTACGTTCCATAAGCCGCAACTTAAAGCTCAAATTCGCCTGTTTAGACTTGGCTTTCCTGTCGCAGCGGCTATCTTCTTCGAGGTAACCTTGTTTGCCGTTGTTTCCTTGTTGGTTGCCCCACTTGGCTCATTGATTGTTGCCGCGCACCAAGTCGCGATCAACTTCTCTTCACTGGTCTTCATGATTCCAATGAGTATTGGTGCCGCCGTGAGTATTCGTGTTGGCCATAAGCTAGGTGAAAATAATACCGAAGGTGCGAAGATCGCGACACACGTGGGTATCATTGTTGGTTTAGTGACTGCATTAATGACGGCAGCATTGACGGCAATTTTCAGAGAGCAGGTTTCATTACTGTACACAGAGAATACCGCGGTAATTACCGTTGCAATGCAATTACTGTTGTTCGCAGCGGTTTATCAATGTACCGACGCCATTCAAGTTATCGCTGCAGGTGCTTTGCGTGGCTACAAAGATATGCGTTCGATCTTTAATATTACCTTTGTGGCTTACTGGTTGCTTGGTCTTCCTATCGGCTACATCTTAGGAATGACAGATTGGATTGTTGAGCCTATGGGAGCACATGGTTTCTGGGTTGGCTTCATTATTGGTTTATCTTCAGCGGCGACCATGCTTGGTATGCGCCTTCATTGGATGCATAAACAAAGTGATGAAGTACAACTGGAATTCAGTTCTCGATAA
- a CDS encoding CPXCG motif-containing cysteine-rich protein encodes MHKYTEKHVSCPHCGHGINITLDASNGSQDFYDDCPACCNAIHLDMQVDEVRDRINLSIDADDEQVF; translated from the coding sequence ATGCATAAATACACAGAGAAACATGTCTCCTGTCCGCATTGTGGACACGGTATCAACATCACGCTTGATGCATCTAATGGTAGCCAAGACTTCTATGATGATTGTCCCGCGTGTTGCAATGCCATTCATTTGGATATGCAGGTCGACGAGGTAAGAGACAGAATCAACCTTTCGATTGATGCCGATGATGAACAAGTATTTTGA
- a CDS encoding STAS domain-containing protein, translated as MELRKIDLNTTTLTLSIFGDLDAAGSRDAQTDIDDVISNDGHQEIEVDFSEVQFLDSSGVGAIVYMFKRLTERERNMRLENVSGQPLEIMNLLRIGHAIPVNSKNPTNS; from the coding sequence ATGGAATTACGCAAAATTGACCTAAACACAACAACGCTGACTCTTTCTATTTTCGGTGATTTAGACGCAGCGGGTAGCCGCGATGCACAGACAGACATTGACGATGTGATTTCAAATGATGGTCACCAAGAGATCGAAGTCGATTTCAGTGAAGTGCAGTTTTTGGACTCTTCAGGTGTAGGCGCGATTGTTTATATGTTCAAACGCCTAACTGAACGTGAAAGAAATATGCGCTTGGAAAACGTATCAGGTCAGCCACTAGAAATTATGAATCTACTGCGTATTGGCCACGCTATCCCTGTTAACTCAAAAAATCCTACTAATTCATGA
- a CDS encoding OmpA family protein, giving the protein MKKLKNYIALSLSVLVLGCTSYPEQGTGGLAESYDSINYQNSDFSPVMPDEPLGPEHGLRFDWQLAKLHLDALIQEGARWCFPAAVVQAIEKQNRIARELQGGLLLDAANDLVIQRKRLNELEVQLDYVTSQARCEPPKNENQFRMQLSVIEQLYDLLNVDNQFAQDSTEVNPKYMGKLAEASYILKENKSLDLIVTGHADATGTEEYNDKLALGRAKQVERYLTIFGLSPQRIKAVSVGETVPLFEGETAGTLLTNRRVSIEIISPKNAAKMGGAL; this is encoded by the coding sequence ATGAAAAAACTTAAAAACTACATAGCCCTTTCTCTGTCTGTCCTAGTTCTGGGTTGCACAAGTTACCCAGAACAAGGCACCGGAGGTTTAGCAGAAAGTTACGACTCGATTAATTATCAGAACTCTGACTTCTCTCCTGTCATGCCCGATGAGCCGCTTGGTCCTGAACACGGACTACGTTTTGATTGGCAACTAGCAAAACTACATTTAGATGCCTTGATCCAAGAAGGTGCTCGCTGGTGCTTCCCTGCTGCCGTTGTTCAAGCCATAGAAAAGCAAAATCGTATCGCACGAGAACTACAAGGTGGTCTTCTATTGGATGCTGCCAACGACCTTGTTATTCAAAGAAAACGCCTTAACGAACTTGAAGTCCAACTCGACTATGTTACCTCGCAAGCTCGCTGCGAACCTCCTAAAAATGAAAACCAATTCCGTATGCAGTTGTCTGTGATTGAACAACTGTATGACTTGTTAAATGTTGATAACCAATTCGCTCAAGACTCTACCGAAGTGAATCCTAAGTACATGGGAAAACTGGCTGAAGCGTCTTACATTCTAAAAGAAAACAAATCGTTAGACTTAATTGTTACTGGGCACGCAGATGCGACAGGCACTGAAGAGTACAACGATAAGTTAGCTCTTGGGCGAGCAAAACAGGTTGAACGTTACCTCACCATCTTTGGACTTAGCCCACAGCGAATCAAGGCTGTGTCTGTGGGTGAAACGGTACCGCTTTTTGAGGGTGAAACCGCAGGTACTCTTCTGACTAACCGCCG
- a CDS encoding DNA ligase yields the protein MRLTKLAVATLLAFSLPSHSSYLPPEQLVLANTYKQGIDVSEYWTSEKLDGIRALWDGKHFYTRNGNRIYAPKWFTESLPQVHLEGELWAGRGKFHLVQSTVLDHTPSDNAWRQIDFMLFDMPGAAGDYQKRYYNILHWVSVIDESHVGYVEHSPIKNEEALFHQLDNVDERHGEGLMLRKITSRYQAGRSNDLLKLKRHHDAEATVIGYKTGTGKYKGMMGSILVHNEQGVEFYIGSGFTDKMRLSPPEIGSRITFRYNGLTQNGKPKFARFVREKSDY from the coding sequence ATGAGATTAACCAAATTGGCGGTTGCAACACTCTTGGCATTTTCATTGCCATCTCACTCATCTTATTTACCGCCTGAACAGTTAGTATTAGCCAATACCTATAAACAAGGAATAGATGTCTCTGAGTATTGGACGAGTGAGAAACTCGATGGTATTCGAGCCTTATGGGATGGAAAGCATTTTTATACAAGAAATGGTAATCGAATTTACGCACCAAAGTGGTTTACAGAGAGCTTGCCACAAGTGCACTTAGAGGGAGAGCTGTGGGCTGGACGAGGGAAATTCCATCTTGTTCAATCTACTGTGTTAGATCACACACCTAGCGATAACGCTTGGCGACAGATCGACTTCATGCTCTTCGATATGCCAGGTGCAGCCGGAGATTACCAAAAGCGTTATTACAACATATTGCATTGGGTGAGCGTAATCGATGAGTCACACGTCGGTTATGTTGAACATTCACCCATAAAGAATGAAGAAGCGTTGTTTCACCAACTAGACAACGTAGATGAGCGACACGGCGAGGGTTTGATGCTTCGCAAGATCACTAGCCGTTATCAAGCAGGTCGCAGCAATGACTTATTAAAACTCAAAAGACACCATGATGCTGAAGCCACTGTGATTGGTTATAAAACAGGGACGGGCAAATACAAAGGAATGATGGGCTCAATCTTAGTTCACAACGAGCAGGGCGTAGAGTTTTACATTGGCAGCGGGTTTACTGACAAAATGAGATTGTCGCCACCCGAGATTGGTAGTCGTATTACTTTTCGCTACAACGGCCTGACTCAAAACGGAAAGCCAAAGTTTGCAAGGTTTGTCAGAGAGAAGAGTGACTATTGA
- a CDS encoding riboflavin synthase subunit alpha, which produces MFTGIVQGMATLVAINKKKSFQTHTIELSNEMIEGLAIGASVAHNGCCLTVTEISGNQIAFDLMQATLRLTNLGQLNVGDKVNVERAAKFGDEIGGHSMSGHITLMADLVDVIKTENNRTLWFELPEESMKYVLSKGYIGVDGCSLTIGEVEENRFSVHLIPETLNRTLFGGREVGDQVNIEFDPQTQAIVDTVERVLANQK; this is translated from the coding sequence ATGTTTACAGGTATCGTTCAAGGCATGGCAACACTGGTTGCTATCAACAAAAAAAAGTCGTTTCAAACTCATACCATTGAGCTAAGTAACGAAATGATTGAAGGGTTAGCGATTGGTGCTTCAGTAGCTCATAACGGTTGTTGCTTAACGGTAACGGAAATTTCAGGAAACCAGATTGCTTTTGATTTAATGCAAGCGACATTGCGATTGACGAACTTAGGCCAGCTGAATGTTGGTGATAAAGTGAATGTTGAGCGTGCAGCAAAGTTTGGTGACGAAATTGGCGGCCATAGCATGTCTGGCCATATTACTCTGATGGCTGACCTAGTTGATGTGATTAAGACTGAGAACAACCGTACACTTTGGTTTGAACTGCCAGAAGAATCGATGAAGTACGTGTTGAGCAAGGGTTATATTGGCGTTGATGGTTGTTCATTGACGATAGGTGAAGTGGAAGAGAACCGTTTCTCTGTCCATCTGATCCCAGAAACGCTGAATCGTACTCTGTTTGGCGGCCGTGAAGTCGGTGACCAAGTAAACATCGAATTCGACCCACAAACTCAAGCTATCGTTGATACGGTAGAGCGTGTATTAGCGAACCAGAAATAG